The Streptomyces sp. NL15-2K genome contains a region encoding:
- a CDS encoding TIGR03086 family metal-binding protein: MTAPTFDLGPQARIVARLADGVTDAQLSATTPCPDLAVRNLLGHLTGLAVAFRDAARKDLGVRTDTDPGAAVPDIGPGWREELSKALDELADAWRDPAAWTGMTRAGGVDLPGEVAAAVVADELVIHGWDLARATGQRYEPDPAALRASHDMLFAAARDSDRGDGIFGPVVSVPDEAPLLDRAVGLSGRDPGWKP, encoded by the coding sequence ATGACCGCCCCGACCTTCGACCTCGGACCTCAGGCCCGCATCGTGGCCCGCCTCGCCGACGGCGTCACCGACGCGCAGCTCTCCGCCACGACGCCGTGTCCGGACCTCGCGGTGCGCAACCTGCTGGGGCACCTGACCGGCCTGGCCGTCGCCTTCCGCGACGCCGCCCGCAAGGACCTGGGCGTCAGGACGGACACCGACCCGGGAGCCGCCGTGCCCGACATCGGCCCCGGCTGGCGCGAGGAGCTGTCCAAGGCCCTCGACGAACTCGCCGACGCCTGGCGCGACCCCGCCGCCTGGACCGGCATGACCCGCGCGGGCGGCGTCGACCTGCCCGGCGAGGTCGCCGCCGCGGTCGTCGCCGACGAACTGGTCATCCACGGCTGGGACCTGGCCCGGGCCACCGGGCAACGGTACGAGCCGGACCCCGCCGCGCTGCGGGCGTCGCACGACATGCTCTTCGCAGCGGCGCGGGACTCCGACCGCGGAGACGGCATCTTCGGCCCGGTCGTCTCCGTCCCGGACGAGGCCCCGCTTCTCGACCGTGCGGTGGGGCTGAGCGGGCGGGACCCGGGCTGGAAGCCGTAA
- a CDS encoding dihydrodipicolinate synthase family protein: MTTTFETQRTALADVVAIPVTPFAEDGSVEQDAHRALLRRLLDGGITTLTPNGNTGEFYALTPQERQLVTELTIAEAGDRAVILVGVGHDVPTAIASARHARELGAQMVMVHQPVHPYVSQAGWVDYHRAIAEAVPELGVVPYIRNAQLHGVRLAELADACPNVIGVKYAVPDAAKFAAFARDAGLERFVWVAGLAEPYAPSYFSAGATGFTSGLVNVAPSVSLNMIEALRSGDYPTAMKVWEQIRRFEELRAANGSADNVTVVKEALASLGLCRRDVRPPSKQLPEEERAEVAAIAAGWSI, from the coding sequence ATGACTACGACGTTCGAGACCCAACGGACGGCCCTGGCCGACGTGGTGGCGATCCCGGTGACCCCGTTCGCCGAGGACGGCTCCGTCGAGCAGGACGCCCACCGGGCCCTGCTGCGTCGTCTGCTCGACGGAGGGATCACCACCCTCACCCCCAACGGCAACACCGGGGAGTTCTACGCCCTCACCCCCCAGGAGCGGCAGCTCGTCACCGAGCTGACCATCGCCGAGGCCGGCGACCGCGCCGTGATCCTCGTCGGGGTCGGCCACGACGTGCCCACCGCCATCGCCTCCGCCCGGCACGCCCGCGAGCTCGGCGCCCAGATGGTGATGGTCCACCAGCCGGTCCACCCGTACGTCTCCCAGGCCGGCTGGGTCGACTACCACCGCGCCATCGCCGAGGCCGTGCCGGAGCTGGGCGTGGTGCCCTACATCCGCAACGCGCAGCTGCACGGCGTCCGCCTCGCCGAACTCGCCGACGCCTGCCCGAACGTCATCGGCGTGAAGTACGCCGTCCCGGACGCGGCCAAGTTCGCCGCGTTCGCCCGCGACGCCGGGCTGGAGCGCTTCGTGTGGGTCGCCGGGCTCGCCGAGCCGTACGCCCCCTCGTACTTCTCCGCCGGCGCCACCGGCTTCACCTCGGGGCTCGTGAACGTCGCCCCGTCCGTTTCGCTGAACATGATCGAAGCGCTTCGATCCGGCGACTACCCGACCGCCATGAAGGTCTGGGAGCAGATCCGCCGCTTCGAGGAACTCCGTGCGGCAAACGGCTCCGCCGACAACGTCACCGTCGTCAAGGAGGCCCTCGCCTCCCTCGGCCTGTGCCGCCGCGACGTCCGGCCGCCGAGCAAGCAGCTGCCCGAGGAAGAACGCGCCGAGGTCGCCGCCATCGCCGCCGGGTGGTCGATATGA
- a CDS encoding 5-dehydro-4-deoxyglucarate dehydratase → MTSAPLAARLGIPSGPLFFPVTAYGPDGEVDLDGYRAHVRRGVEAGAAAVFACCGTGEFHALAPEEFEACVRAAVEETAGRVPVVAGAGYGTALAVRYARLAEAAGADGLLAMPPYLVIAGQDGLLRHYREVAAATSLPVIVYQRDNAVFTPETVVELARTDGIIGFKDGLGDLDLMQRVISAVRTEVPGDFLYFNGLPTAEQTQLAYRGIGITLYSSAVFCFAPEIALAFYEAHKTGDDTTANRLLDGFYRPFVELRAQGRGYAVALVKAGVRLRGLEVGEVRPPLHEPSEDHVKQLAQIIERGYALLDENK, encoded by the coding sequence GTGACCTCAGCCCCCCTCGCCGCTCGACTCGGTATCCCCAGCGGGCCGCTGTTCTTCCCCGTCACCGCCTACGGCCCCGACGGCGAGGTCGACCTCGACGGGTACCGCGCGCACGTGCGTCGCGGGGTCGAGGCCGGGGCCGCCGCCGTCTTCGCGTGCTGCGGCACCGGGGAGTTCCACGCGCTGGCGCCGGAGGAGTTCGAGGCGTGCGTGCGGGCGGCCGTGGAGGAGACGGCGGGCCGGGTACCGGTCGTCGCGGGCGCCGGATACGGCACCGCGCTCGCCGTGCGGTACGCGCGCCTCGCCGAGGCGGCCGGGGCCGACGGGCTGCTCGCCATGCCGCCGTACCTCGTGATCGCCGGGCAGGACGGGCTGCTGCGGCACTACCGGGAGGTGGCCGCGGCGACCTCGCTGCCGGTGATCGTCTACCAGCGTGACAACGCCGTCTTCACCCCCGAGACCGTCGTCGAGCTGGCCCGCACCGACGGGATCATCGGCTTCAAGGACGGACTCGGCGACCTCGACCTCATGCAGCGCGTCATCAGCGCCGTGCGCACCGAGGTCCCCGGCGACTTCCTCTACTTCAACGGGCTGCCGACCGCCGAGCAGACCCAGCTCGCCTACCGCGGCATCGGCATCACGCTCTACTCGTCCGCCGTCTTCTGCTTCGCCCCGGAGATCGCCCTCGCCTTCTACGAGGCCCACAAGACCGGTGACGACACCACCGCGAACCGCCTGCTCGACGGCTTCTACCGGCCCTTCGTCGAACTGCGCGCCCAGGGCCGCGGCTACGCCGTCGCCCTCGTCAAGGCCGGTGTACGGCTGCGCGGACTCGAGGTGGGGGAGGTCCGGCCCCCGCTGCACGAGCCCAGCGAGGATCATGTCAAGCAACTCGCTCAGATCATCGAGCGCGGATACGCGCTGCTGGACGAGAACAAGTGA
- a CDS encoding sugar ABC transporter substrate-binding protein, with translation MRTQSRRRPPRATLAMAAAGTLLAPLLSGCWVGAGGAGSGGNSINVLMVNNPQMTELQKLAPRFTEETGIKVNFTVLPENDVRDKISQDFANQAGQYDVATLSNYEIPIYARNGWLEEMNPYVAKDPAYDEQDVLGPMRQSLTGDDGKLYGQPFYGESSFLMYRKDVFAKKGLTMPARPTWTQVADLAAKVDGAEPGMKGICLRGLPGWGEVMAPLTTVVNTFGGTWFDKDWKAQLDSPAFEKATKFYVGLVREHGESGAAQSGFAECLNNMTQGKVAMWYDATSAAGSLEAAGSPVKGKLGYAPAPVEQTKSSGWLYTWAWGIQKASRNPDKAWKFVSWASSKQYEQLVGDEIGWSNVPAGKRASTYTNPAYVKEAAAFQEMTKQAIEGAKPNDPGVQPRPAPGIQFVGIPEFTDLGTKVSQEISAAIAGRQSVDSALKKSQQLAERISEEYEGR, from the coding sequence ATGCGAACCCAGAGCCGACGACGGCCTCCGCGAGCCACGCTCGCCATGGCCGCCGCAGGGACGCTGCTCGCCCCGCTCCTCTCCGGCTGCTGGGTCGGAGCGGGCGGGGCCGGATCGGGCGGCAATTCGATCAACGTCCTGATGGTCAACAACCCCCAGATGACAGAGCTGCAAAAGCTCGCCCCCCGCTTCACCGAAGAGACCGGCATCAAGGTCAACTTCACCGTCCTGCCCGAGAACGACGTCCGCGACAAGATCAGCCAGGACTTCGCCAACCAGGCCGGCCAGTACGACGTGGCCACCCTGTCCAACTACGAGATACCGATCTACGCCCGCAACGGCTGGCTGGAGGAGATGAACCCCTACGTCGCCAAGGACCCGGCGTACGACGAACAGGACGTCCTGGGGCCGATGCGCCAGTCCCTGACCGGCGACGACGGCAAGCTCTACGGCCAGCCCTTCTACGGCGAGTCCTCCTTCCTGATGTACCGCAAGGACGTGTTCGCGAAGAAGGGCCTGACCATGCCCGCCCGCCCCACCTGGACCCAGGTGGCCGACCTCGCCGCGAAGGTGGACGGCGCCGAGCCGGGCATGAAGGGCATCTGCCTGCGCGGTCTGCCGGGCTGGGGCGAGGTGATGGCCCCGCTCACAACGGTCGTGAACACCTTCGGCGGCACCTGGTTCGACAAGGACTGGAAGGCACAGCTCGACTCCCCCGCCTTCGAGAAGGCGACGAAGTTCTACGTCGGCCTGGTCCGCGAGCACGGCGAGTCCGGCGCCGCCCAGTCCGGGTTCGCCGAGTGCCTGAACAACATGACCCAGGGCAAGGTCGCCATGTGGTACGACGCCACCTCCGCGGCCGGTTCCCTGGAGGCGGCGGGCTCCCCGGTCAAGGGCAAGCTCGGCTACGCCCCCGCACCCGTCGAGCAGACTAAATCCTCCGGCTGGCTCTACACCTGGGCCTGGGGCATCCAGAAGGCGTCCCGCAACCCGGACAAGGCCTGGAAGTTCGTCTCCTGGGCCTCCAGCAAGCAGTACGAGCAGCTGGTCGGCGACGAGATCGGCTGGTCGAACGTGCCGGCCGGCAAGCGCGCCTCGACGTACACGAACCCCGCCTACGTCAAAGAGGCCGCCGCCTTCCAGGAGATGACCAAGCAGGCCATCGAGGGCGCCAAGCCCAACGACCCCGGGGTACAGCCGCGCCCCGCGCCCGGCATCCAGTTCGTCGGCATCCCCGAGTTCACCGATCTCGGCACCAAGGTCTCCCAGGAGATCAGCGCGGCCATCGCCGGACGCCAGTCCGTCGACTCGGCCCTGAAGAAGTCCCAGCAGCTCGCCGAGCGGATCTCCGAGGAGTACGAGGGACGATGA
- a CDS encoding NAD(P)-dependent oxidoreductase has protein sequence MPAPRTVLLTGAAGGLGTLMRDLLPDYGYELRLLDLRPIEGEPDAIVADLADKDAVREAVRGVDAIIHLAGISLEASFEKILKANIEGTYNLYEAARDEGIQRIVFASSNHAVGFTPRPQGDDPLIPIDTPRRPDTFYGLSKSFGEDLAQFYWDKHRMETVSVRIGSCFPEPTSVRMLSVWMSPADGARLFHAALTADGVGHTVVYGSSANTRLWWDLTTARALGYAPQDDSEPYAEKLIAEQGELDPHNVAHAYLGGHFVSDPPIWPY, from the coding sequence ATGCCCGCTCCCCGCACCGTTCTGCTCACCGGCGCCGCCGGCGGGCTCGGCACCCTGATGCGGGACCTGCTCCCCGACTACGGCTACGAGCTGCGCCTCCTCGACCTGCGCCCCATCGAGGGTGAGCCGGACGCGATCGTCGCGGACCTCGCCGACAAGGACGCCGTGCGCGAGGCCGTGCGGGGCGTCGACGCGATCATCCACCTCGCGGGCATCTCCCTGGAAGCCTCTTTCGAGAAGATCCTCAAGGCGAACATCGAGGGCACCTACAACCTGTACGAAGCAGCCCGCGACGAGGGCATCCAGCGGATCGTCTTCGCCTCCTCCAACCACGCGGTCGGCTTCACGCCGCGCCCCCAGGGCGACGACCCCCTCATCCCCATCGACACCCCGCGCCGCCCGGACACCTTCTACGGCCTGTCCAAGTCCTTCGGCGAGGACCTCGCCCAGTTCTACTGGGACAAGCACCGCATGGAGACGGTGTCCGTCCGCATCGGCTCCTGCTTCCCCGAGCCGACCAGCGTGCGCATGCTCTCGGTGTGGATGAGCCCCGCCGACGGCGCCCGCCTCTTCCACGCGGCCCTGACCGCCGACGGCGTGGGACACACCGTCGTCTACGGCTCGTCCGCCAACACGCGCCTGTGGTGGGACCTGACCACCGCAAGGGCCCTCGGCTACGCACCGCAGGACGACTCCGAGCCGTACGCCGAGAAGCTGATCGCCGAGCAGGGCGAGCTCGACCCGCACAACGTGGCGCACGCCTACCTCGGCGGCCACTTCGTCAGCGACCCGCCGATCTGGCCGTACTGA
- a CDS encoding sugar ABC transporter permease, which translates to MTATTTAPVATTPVPTVKQPPARLRAWATRAPLLPALIFMVVVTQLPFVATLVISFFDWNALYPDARHFTGLENYRQVLTDADLRQSVWTTVLLTAAVVLASLVLGLALALLLDRKFRGRGVVRTLLIAPFLVVPVAAALLWKHVLYNPEYGLFNGLLHYVGGPQPDWISNTPLLAVEASLVWQWTPFMMLILLAGLQSRDQQQMEAARVDGASDWQIFRYLTLPHLRRYLELGALLGSIYIVQNFDAVFTITSGGLGTANLPYTVYQSFYQAHENGLASAAGVLVVIGSIIIATFALRVVSSLFREEVSRA; encoded by the coding sequence ATGACCGCGACGACAACGGCCCCCGTGGCCACCACTCCCGTACCCACCGTGAAGCAGCCCCCCGCCCGGCTGCGCGCGTGGGCGACCCGGGCCCCCCTGCTGCCCGCCCTGATCTTCATGGTCGTGGTCACCCAGCTCCCGTTCGTGGCCACGCTGGTGATCTCCTTCTTCGACTGGAACGCCCTCTACCCCGACGCCCGCCACTTCACCGGCCTCGAGAACTACCGCCAGGTGCTGACCGACGCGGACCTGCGCCAGTCCGTGTGGACGACGGTCCTGCTGACGGCCGCGGTGGTCCTGGCCAGCCTGGTCCTGGGCCTCGCCCTGGCGCTGCTCCTCGACCGGAAGTTCCGTGGCCGGGGCGTGGTCCGCACGCTCCTCATCGCCCCCTTCCTCGTGGTCCCCGTAGCGGCGGCACTGCTCTGGAAGCATGTGCTCTACAACCCCGAGTACGGCCTGTTCAATGGGTTGCTGCACTATGTGGGCGGCCCACAGCCGGACTGGATCTCCAACACCCCGCTGCTCGCGGTCGAGGCGTCCCTCGTCTGGCAGTGGACGCCCTTCATGATGCTGATCCTGCTGGCGGGCCTGCAGAGCCGCGACCAGCAGCAGATGGAGGCCGCGCGGGTGGACGGCGCGAGCGACTGGCAGATCTTCCGCTATCTGACGCTCCCGCACCTGCGCCGCTATCTGGAACTGGGCGCCCTGCTGGGTTCGATCTACATCGTCCAGAACTTCGACGCGGTCTTCACGATCACATCCGGCGGCCTGGGCACGGCGAACCTCCCCTACACCGTCTACCAGAGCTTCTACCAGGCCCACGAGAACGGCCTCGCCTCGGCCGCCGGCGTCCTGGTGGTCATCGGCTCGATCATCATCGCGACCTTCGCCCTGCGCGTGGTGTCGTCCCTGTTCCGCGAGGAGGTGTCCCGGGCATGA
- a CDS encoding DeoR/GlpR family DNA-binding transcription regulator: MTPRTAEERQREIVRVARDTGSVDVTALATELGVAKETVRRDLRALEDHGLVRRTHGGAYPVESAGFETTLAFRATSHVPEKRRIAAAAAELLGDAETVFVDEGFTPQLIAEALPQHRPLTVVTASLPVAGTLAEADGISVLLLGGRVRSGTLATVDHWTTKMLAGFVVDLAYIGANGISREHGLTTPDPAVSEVKAQAIRAARRTVFAGVHTKFGAVSFCRFAEVGALEAIVTSTLLPTAEAHRYSLLGPQVIRV; this comes from the coding sequence ATGACCCCCAGAACGGCGGAAGAACGTCAGCGGGAGATCGTGCGGGTCGCGCGGGACACCGGCTCGGTCGACGTCACCGCGCTCGCCACCGAACTGGGCGTGGCGAAGGAGACGGTACGACGGGATCTGCGCGCCCTGGAGGACCACGGCCTGGTCCGCCGCACCCATGGCGGCGCCTACCCCGTGGAGAGCGCCGGCTTCGAGACGACGCTTGCCTTCCGCGCCACCAGCCACGTCCCCGAGAAGCGCCGGATCGCGGCCGCGGCCGCCGAGCTGCTCGGGGACGCCGAGACCGTCTTCGTCGACGAGGGCTTCACCCCGCAGCTCATCGCCGAGGCGCTGCCCCAGCACCGGCCGCTGACCGTGGTCACCGCGTCCCTGCCGGTCGCGGGTACGCTGGCCGAAGCCGACGGCATCTCGGTCCTGCTGCTCGGTGGCCGGGTCCGCTCCGGCACACTGGCGACGGTCGACCACTGGACGACGAAGATGCTGGCCGGCTTCGTCGTCGACCTGGCTTACATCGGCGCCAACGGCATCTCCCGCGAGCACGGCCTGACCACCCCCGACCCCGCGGTCAGCGAGGTCAAGGCGCAGGCCATCCGGGCCGCGCGCCGCACGGTGTTCGCGGGCGTGCACACCAAGTTCGGAGCGGTCAGCTTCTGCCGGTTCGCCGAGGTCGGCGCGCTGGAGGCGATCGTGACAAGCACGCTGCTTCCGACCGCCGAGGCCCATCGCTACTCGCTGCTGGGACCCCAGGTCATCCGCGTCTAA
- a CDS encoding GntR family transcriptional regulator, with translation MTSVPTPIPSRTQYVLEGIKHRILTGQLTPGQALVETELAAQFGVSKTPVREALKTLAGTGLVMMSQYKGVTVRMVDADMAREVYDVRLLLEPEALKRAVRRGASLDAAKDALTRADGATDTAERSLANREFHRALYLPCGNPLLGRMLDEVRDQAALVSAVAWAASPSWEREAGEHREILRLALAGDADGAARALHSHIASFVERAFPRAESEAQGEDGQA, from the coding sequence ATGACCTCTGTGCCCACGCCGATCCCCTCCCGCACGCAATACGTGCTGGAAGGGATCAAACACCGCATCCTCACCGGGCAGTTGACGCCAGGTCAGGCTCTGGTCGAGACCGAGCTCGCCGCGCAGTTCGGGGTGTCCAAGACCCCCGTACGCGAGGCGCTCAAGACCCTGGCCGGTACCGGGCTCGTCATGATGAGCCAGTACAAGGGCGTCACGGTGCGCATGGTGGACGCGGACATGGCGCGCGAGGTCTACGACGTGCGGCTCCTGCTGGAGCCCGAGGCGCTGAAGCGTGCCGTCAGGCGGGGGGCCTCCCTCGATGCCGCGAAGGACGCGCTGACCCGCGCCGACGGAGCCACCGACACCGCCGAACGGTCGCTCGCCAACCGGGAGTTCCACCGCGCCCTGTACCTGCCGTGCGGCAACCCGCTGCTCGGCCGGATGCTCGACGAGGTCCGCGACCAGGCCGCCCTCGTCTCCGCCGTCGCCTGGGCGGCCTCGCCCTCCTGGGAGCGGGAGGCCGGCGAGCACCGGGAGATCCTGCGGCTCGCCCTGGCCGGTGACGCCGACGGCGCGGCGAGAGCCCTGCACTCGCACATCGCGTCCTTCGTCGAGCGGGCCTTCCCCCGAGCGGAGTCCGAGGCCCAGGGAGAGGACGGTCAAGCATGA
- a CDS encoding MFS transporter yields MTTTPWTVLRVLRDRNARLYLAGVVVSGFGTSALWLVSGVWVKDLTGSDGLAALCMLAMWTPTLAGPLLGTLADRTRRKPLLIGVNLLLAALLLTLFTVDSPDRLWLLFAVLFVYGAAGVVHDAAESALVAGAVDPALLGDFNGLRMTANEGMKLLAPLAGAGVYAAYGGPSVALLDAVTFVAATGLYACLRVHESKPAPPTTGWRAQTAEGARHLWSHPRLRPLVLAGGTTMLFAGLSGAMIYAVIDGLGRSPAYAGVLYAVQGAGSVAIGLLSGPALRRLGTRRFAAYGVALTAASAGLRAIPSDAVALVCGVAGGVGLPCVLIAALTAVQRETPDALLGRAAATANTLIFTPNVIGLAVGAGLVELVDYQLVLPVLGLAWLASAAPLLQSPASPARTASRSPSDANPA; encoded by the coding sequence ATGACAACCACCCCATGGACCGTCCTGCGCGTCCTGCGCGACCGCAATGCCAGGCTCTATCTCGCCGGAGTCGTGGTCTCCGGCTTCGGCACCTCGGCGCTCTGGCTGGTGTCGGGCGTGTGGGTCAAGGACCTCACCGGCTCGGACGGTCTGGCAGCCCTGTGCATGCTCGCCATGTGGACGCCCACCCTGGCGGGCCCCCTGCTGGGCACGCTCGCCGACCGCACGCGTCGCAAACCCCTGCTGATCGGCGTGAACCTGCTGCTGGCCGCCCTCCTGCTCACCCTGTTCACCGTCGACTCCCCCGACCGCCTCTGGCTCCTGTTCGCGGTCCTGTTCGTGTACGGCGCCGCGGGCGTCGTACACGACGCCGCCGAGTCGGCCCTCGTCGCGGGCGCCGTCGACCCCGCTCTCCTCGGCGACTTCAACGGGCTGCGCATGACGGCCAACGAGGGCATGAAACTCCTCGCCCCGCTGGCCGGCGCGGGCGTGTACGCGGCGTACGGCGGACCGAGCGTCGCCCTCCTCGACGCCGTCACGTTCGTGGCCGCCACCGGTCTGTACGCCTGTCTCCGCGTCCACGAGAGCAAACCCGCGCCGCCCACGACCGGCTGGCGGGCCCAGACCGCCGAGGGCGCCCGCCACCTCTGGTCACACCCCCGGCTCCGCCCGCTCGTCCTGGCCGGCGGCACCACCATGCTGTTCGCCGGCCTCAGCGGGGCGATGATCTACGCCGTCATCGACGGTTTGGGCCGCTCCCCCGCCTACGCCGGTGTGCTGTACGCCGTGCAGGGCGCCGGCTCGGTTGCGATCGGGCTGCTCTCCGGCCCCGCCCTGCGCCGTCTGGGCACACGCCGCTTCGCCGCGTACGGCGTCGCCCTGACGGCCGCCTCCGCGGGGCTGCGGGCGATCCCGTCCGACGCGGTCGCCCTCGTGTGCGGCGTGGCGGGCGGCGTGGGGCTGCCCTGCGTCCTGATCGCCGCGCTCACCGCGGTACAGCGTGAGACGCCGGACGCGCTGCTGGGGCGGGCGGCCGCCACGGCCAACACGCTGATCTTCACGCCGAACGTGATCGGGCTCGCGGTGGGCGCCGGACTCGTCGAACTGGTCGACTACCAGTTGGTGCTGCCCGTCCTCGGCCTGGCGTGGCTGGCGTCGGCCGCACCGCTGCTTCAGAGCCCGGCGAGCCCCGCCCGCACCGCCTCCAGGTCCCCGTCCGACGCCAACCCGGCGTGA
- the araD gene encoding L-arabinonate dehydratase produces MNEPIGKRPEELRSHQWYGTDGLRSFSHRARTRQLGYLPEEHLGKPVIAVLNTWSDINPCHVHLRDRAQAVKRGVWQAGGFPLEFPVSTLSETFQKPTPMLYRNMLAMETEELLRSYPVDGAVLMGGCDKSTPALLMGAASVDLPAVFVPAGPMLPGHWRGEVLGSGTDMWKYWDDKRAGLIGDCEMTELESGLARSPGHCMTMGTASTLTAAAEALGVTVPGASSIPAVDSGHDRMAAKAGMTIVELVHKDRKLSQILTRDAFEDAVTTVLGLGGSTNAVIHLIAMAGRAGVKLTLDDFDRIARTVPVLANVRPGGQTYLMEDFHFAGGLPGFLSRIPDLLHLERPTVSYDTMREQIDGAQVHNDDVIRPRDNPVANEGGVAVLRGNLCPDGAVIKHISAEPHLLKHTGPAVVFDDYRTMQRTINDPSLNITADSVLVLRNAGPKGGPGMPEYGMLPLPDHLLKQGVRDMVRISDARMSGTSYGTCVLHVAPESYVGGPLALVRTGDTITLDVEARTLRLNVDDEELERRRAQWTPPPVRYERGYGALYNEQITQADAGCDFEFLARPGKVQDPYAG; encoded by the coding sequence ATGAACGAGCCGATAGGAAAGCGCCCCGAAGAGCTCAGAAGCCATCAGTGGTACGGCACCGACGGCCTGCGCTCCTTCAGCCACCGCGCCCGCACCCGCCAGCTCGGCTACCTGCCCGAGGAGCACCTGGGCAAGCCGGTCATCGCGGTCCTCAACACCTGGTCCGACATCAACCCCTGCCACGTCCACCTGCGCGATCGTGCGCAGGCCGTGAAGCGGGGAGTGTGGCAGGCCGGCGGCTTCCCGCTCGAGTTCCCGGTCTCCACGCTCAGCGAGACGTTCCAGAAGCCGACCCCGATGCTCTACCGCAACATGCTCGCGATGGAGACCGAGGAGCTGCTGCGGTCCTATCCGGTCGACGGGGCCGTGCTCATGGGCGGCTGCGACAAGTCCACGCCCGCGCTGCTCATGGGCGCCGCGAGCGTCGACCTGCCCGCCGTCTTCGTGCCCGCCGGGCCCATGCTGCCGGGCCACTGGCGGGGCGAGGTCCTCGGCTCCGGCACCGACATGTGGAAGTACTGGGACGACAAGCGGGCCGGCCTCATCGGCGACTGCGAGATGACCGAGCTGGAGAGCGGCCTCGCCCGCTCGCCCGGCCACTGCATGACGATGGGTACGGCGTCCACCCTGACCGCCGCCGCGGAAGCGCTCGGCGTCACCGTGCCGGGTGCGTCCAGCATCCCGGCCGTCGACTCGGGGCACGACCGGATGGCGGCCAAAGCCGGCATGACCATCGTCGAACTGGTCCACAAGGACCGGAAGCTCTCGCAGATCCTCACCCGCGACGCCTTCGAGGACGCCGTCACCACCGTCCTCGGCCTCGGCGGCTCGACGAACGCCGTGATCCACCTGATCGCCATGGCGGGCCGCGCGGGCGTCAAGCTCACCCTCGACGACTTCGACCGCATCGCCCGCACGGTCCCGGTGCTCGCCAACGTACGGCCCGGCGGACAGACGTACCTCATGGAGGACTTCCACTTCGCCGGCGGACTGCCCGGGTTCCTCTCCCGGATCCCGGACCTGCTCCACCTGGAGCGGCCCACCGTCTCGTACGACACCATGCGCGAGCAGATCGACGGCGCGCAGGTCCACAACGACGATGTCATCCGCCCCCGGGACAACCCGGTCGCGAACGAGGGCGGGGTCGCCGTCCTGCGCGGCAACCTCTGCCCCGACGGCGCGGTCATCAAGCACATCTCCGCCGAGCCGCACCTGCTCAAGCACACCGGCCCCGCGGTCGTCTTCGACGACTACCGGACGATGCAGCGGACCATCAACGACCCGTCGCTGAACATCACCGCCGACAGCGTGCTGGTGCTGCGCAACGCCGGGCCCAAGGGCGGCCCGGGCATGCCCGAGTACGGGATGCTGCCCCTGCCCGACCACCTGCTCAAGCAGGGCGTGCGGGACATGGTGCGGATCTCCGACGCCCGGATGAGCGGTACGAGTTACGGCACGTGCGTCCTGCACGTGGCCCCCGAGTCGTACGTCGGCGGCCCGCTGGCCCTGGTCCGCACCGGGGACACGATCACCCTCGACGTCGAGGCGCGCACCCTCCGCCTCAACGTGGACGACGAGGAGCTGGAGCGCCGCCGGGCGCAGTGGACACCGCCGCCCGTCCGTTACGAGCGAGGCTACGGCGCGCTCTACAACGAGCAGATCACGCAGGCCGACGCCGGCTGCGACTTCGAGTTCCTGGCCCGCCCGGGCAAGGTGCAGGACCCGTACGCGGGCTGA